The Phyllopteryx taeniolatus isolate TA_2022b chromosome 7, UOR_Ptae_1.2, whole genome shotgun sequence genome has a segment encoding these proteins:
- the LOC133480581 gene encoding ras-related protein Rab-11B-like isoform X1, producing MANRDDEYDFLFKVVLIGDSGVGKSNLLSRFTRNEFNLESKSTIGVEFATRSLQVDGKTIKAQIWDTAGQERYRAITSAYYRGAVGALLVYDIAKHLTYENVERWLKELRDHADNNIVIMLVGNKSDLRHLRAVPTDEARAFAEKNTLSFIETSALDSTNVEEAFKNILTGLQLAGNRFRVDIASRPKSARSDSSTPVTLTRICGIENGWMDEIIDALPPIKTGDLLATLTKIYRIVSQKQMAERCTHDESPGNNVVDISVPPTSDSYKGPRVQCCQNL from the exons ATGGCGAACAGAGACGACGAATATGATTTCTTGTTCAAAG TTGTGCTGATCGGAGACTCCGGGGTGGGCAAGAGCAACCTGCTCTCGCGCTTCACCAGAAACGAGTTCAACCTGGAGAGCAAGAGCACCATCGGAGTGGAGTTCGCCACCCGCAGTCTGCAGGTGGACGGCAAGACCATCAAGGCTCAGATTTGGGACACGGCCGGACAGGAACGCTACCGAGCCATCACCTCGGC GTACTACCGGGGCGCGGTGGGCGCTCTGCTGGTGTACGACATCGCCAAGCACCTGACGTACGAGAACGTGGAGCGCTGGCTGAAGGAGCTGAGGGACCACGCCGACAACAACATCGTCATCATGCTGGTGGGAAACAAGAGCGACCTGCGACACCTCAGGGCCGTGCCCACCGACGAGGCGCGGGCATTCGCTG AAAAGAACACGCTGTCGTTCATTGAGACGTCAGCGCTGGACTCCACCAATGTAGAAGAGGCCTTCAAGAACATTTTAACAG gactgcaattggctggcaaccggttcagggtggacatcgcctctcgcccgaagtctgcAAGGAGcgactccagcacacctgtaACCTTAACGAGGATATgcgggatagaaaatggatggatggatgaaataattgATGCCTTACCTCCAATAAAGACTGGAGACCTGCTAGCTACTCTTACCA AAATCTACCGCATCGTGTCCCAGAAGCAGATGGCGGAGCGGTGCACGCACGACGAGTCGCCGGGCAACAACGTGGTGGACATCAGCGTGCCACCCACCAGCGACAGCTACAAGGGGCCCAGAGTGCAGTGCTGCCAGAACCTGTGA
- the LOC133480581 gene encoding ras-related protein Rab-11B-like isoform X2 yields the protein MANRDDEYDFLFKVVLIGDSGVGKSNLLSRFTRNEFNLESKSTIGVEFATRSLQVDGKTIKAQIWDTAGQERYRAITSAYYRGAVGALLVYDIAKHLTYENVERWLKELRDHADNNIVIMLVGNKSDLRHLRAVPTDEARAFAEKNTLSFIETSALDSTNVEEAFKNILTEIYRIVSQKQMAERCTHDESPGNNVVDISVPPTSDSYKGPRVQCCQNL from the exons ATGGCGAACAGAGACGACGAATATGATTTCTTGTTCAAAG TTGTGCTGATCGGAGACTCCGGGGTGGGCAAGAGCAACCTGCTCTCGCGCTTCACCAGAAACGAGTTCAACCTGGAGAGCAAGAGCACCATCGGAGTGGAGTTCGCCACCCGCAGTCTGCAGGTGGACGGCAAGACCATCAAGGCTCAGATTTGGGACACGGCCGGACAGGAACGCTACCGAGCCATCACCTCGGC GTACTACCGGGGCGCGGTGGGCGCTCTGCTGGTGTACGACATCGCCAAGCACCTGACGTACGAGAACGTGGAGCGCTGGCTGAAGGAGCTGAGGGACCACGCCGACAACAACATCGTCATCATGCTGGTGGGAAACAAGAGCGACCTGCGACACCTCAGGGCCGTGCCCACCGACGAGGCGCGGGCATTCGCTG AAAAGAACACGCTGTCGTTCATTGAGACGTCAGCGCTGGACTCCACCAATGTAGAAGAGGCCTTCAAGAACATTTTAACAG AAATCTACCGCATCGTGTCCCAGAAGCAGATGGCGGAGCGGTGCACGCACGACGAGTCGCCGGGCAACAACGTGGTGGACATCAGCGTGCCACCCACCAGCGACAGCTACAAGGGGCCCAGAGTGCAGTGCTGCCAGAACCTGTGA
- the LOC133480581 gene encoding ras-related protein Rab-11B-like isoform X3, with the protein MANRDDEYDFLFKVVLIGDSGVGKSNLLSRFTRNEFNLESKSTIGVEFATRSLQVDGKTIKAQIWDTAGQERYRAITSAYYRGAVGALLVYDIAKHLTYENVERWLKELRDHADNNIVIMLVGNKSDLRHLRAVPTDEARAFAEKNTLSFIETSALDSTNVEEAFKNILTGNEHPLTLFEKILKIDSGGKNKAN; encoded by the exons ATGGCGAACAGAGACGACGAATATGATTTCTTGTTCAAAG TTGTGCTGATCGGAGACTCCGGGGTGGGCAAGAGCAACCTGCTCTCGCGCTTCACCAGAAACGAGTTCAACCTGGAGAGCAAGAGCACCATCGGAGTGGAGTTCGCCACCCGCAGTCTGCAGGTGGACGGCAAGACCATCAAGGCTCAGATTTGGGACACGGCCGGACAGGAACGCTACCGAGCCATCACCTCGGC GTACTACCGGGGCGCGGTGGGCGCTCTGCTGGTGTACGACATCGCCAAGCACCTGACGTACGAGAACGTGGAGCGCTGGCTGAAGGAGCTGAGGGACCACGCCGACAACAACATCGTCATCATGCTGGTGGGAAACAAGAGCGACCTGCGACACCTCAGGGCCGTGCCCACCGACGAGGCGCGGGCATTCGCTG AAAAGAACACGCTGTCGTTCATTGAGACGTCAGCGCTGGACTCCACCAATGTAGAAGAGGCCTTCAAGAACATTTTAACAG GAAATGAACACCCACTGACATTATTTGAGAAAATACTAAAAATTgattctgggggaaaaaacaaagcaaactaa